Proteins encoded together in one Micromonospora kangleipakensis window:
- a CDS encoding gluconeogenesis factor YvcK family protein: protein MTVRKVVAFGGGHGLSASLRALRHCVPELDLDITAVVTVGDDGGSSGRLRAERGGLPPGDLRQALVALAGDHPATRRSAGLFQHRFAAAAVAADAGGPAAATDALAGHAVGNLVLCGLMELLGDPVAALDHAGAMLGAVGRVLPMSRQPVGIEARVRGADAAHPDEVRTVRGQHQVAVTSGRVESLRLTPAAPAACAEAVAAVSEADWLIFGPGSWYTSVLPHLLVPGLADAIVSSPARRLVTLNLVAEKETLGLSLADHLATLHRYLSELKVDVVLADSRAVGDPEAVERAAESLGARLFLAPVAVTDGTPRHDPAALGAALVPVLGADR from the coding sequence ATGACCGTCCGGAAGGTGGTCGCCTTCGGCGGCGGGCACGGCCTGTCGGCGTCCCTGCGGGCGCTGCGGCACTGCGTACCGGAGTTGGACCTGGACATCACCGCGGTGGTCACGGTCGGCGACGACGGCGGCTCCAGCGGCCGGCTGCGCGCCGAGCGCGGTGGGCTGCCCCCGGGCGACCTGCGGCAGGCGCTCGTCGCGCTGGCCGGCGACCACCCGGCCACCCGGCGCAGCGCCGGTCTCTTCCAGCACCGCTTCGCCGCCGCGGCCGTCGCGGCGGATGCCGGGGGACCGGCCGCCGCCACAGACGCGCTGGCCGGGCACGCGGTCGGCAACCTGGTCCTCTGCGGCCTGATGGAGCTGCTCGGCGACCCGGTCGCCGCGCTCGACCACGCCGGCGCCATGCTCGGCGCCGTCGGCCGGGTGCTGCCGATGTCCCGCCAGCCGGTGGGCATCGAGGCCCGGGTGCGCGGCGCCGACGCCGCCCACCCCGACGAGGTACGCACCGTGCGCGGCCAGCACCAGGTCGCGGTCACCAGCGGCCGGGTCGAGTCGCTCCGGCTCACCCCGGCGGCGCCGGCCGCCTGCGCGGAGGCGGTGGCCGCGGTCTCCGAGGCCGACTGGCTGATCTTCGGGCCGGGCAGCTGGTACACCAGCGTGCTGCCGCACCTGCTGGTGCCGGGGCTGGCCGACGCGATCGTGTCGAGTCCGGCCCGGCGGCTGGTCACCCTCAACCTGGTGGCCGAGAAGGAGACCCTGGGTCTCTCCCTGGCCGACCATCTGGCCACCCTGCACCGCTATCTGTCCGAGTTGAAGGTGGACGTGGTGCTGGCCGACTCCAGGGCGGTGGGTGATCCTGAAGCGGTCGAACGTGCGGCAGAATCGCTGGGTGCCCGGCTGTTCCTCGCGCCCGTCGCCGTCACCGACGGCACGCCCCGGCATGATCCGGCCGCCCTGGGCGCCGCGCTGGTGCCTGTCCTGGGCGCCGATCGTTAA
- the whiA gene encoding DNA-binding protein WhiA, with product MAMTASVKDELSRVDVPKPCCRRAEMAALLRFAGGLHIVSGRVVVEAELDTGAVARRLRREIAEVYGYPSEIHVLASGGLRKGSHFIVRVVKDGEALARQTGLLDVRGRPVRGLPPHVVAANVCCAVSAWRGAFMAHGSLTEPGRSSALEITCPGPESALALVGAARRIGIVAKNREVRQVDRVVVKDGDAIAALLTRIGAHSSVLAWEERRVRREVRATANRLANFDDANLRRSARAAVAAAARVTRALEILADDAPNHLTSAGQLRLEHRQASLEELGALADPPLTKDAIAGRIRRLLALADKRARDLGIPDTEAAVTPDMLVV from the coding sequence ATGGCGATGACGGCTTCGGTCAAGGACGAGCTGAGTCGGGTCGACGTGCCCAAGCCCTGCTGCCGGCGGGCGGAGATGGCCGCCCTGCTGCGCTTCGCCGGCGGGCTGCACATCGTGTCGGGTCGCGTGGTGGTGGAGGCCGAGCTGGACACCGGCGCGGTGGCCCGGCGGCTCCGGCGGGAGATCGCCGAGGTCTACGGCTACCCGAGCGAGATCCACGTGCTCGCCTCCGGTGGGCTGCGCAAGGGCAGCCACTTCATCGTCCGGGTGGTGAAGGACGGCGAGGCCCTGGCCCGGCAGACCGGGCTGCTGGACGTGCGCGGTCGTCCGGTGCGCGGCCTGCCGCCGCACGTGGTCGCCGCGAACGTCTGCTGCGCGGTCTCCGCCTGGCGGGGCGCGTTCATGGCGCACGGCTCGCTGACCGAGCCGGGCCGTTCCAGCGCCCTGGAGATCACCTGCCCCGGCCCGGAGTCGGCGCTGGCGCTGGTCGGCGCCGCCCGCCGGATCGGCATCGTGGCCAAGAACCGCGAGGTGCGCCAGGTGGACCGGGTGGTGGTCAAGGACGGCGACGCGATCGCCGCGCTGCTCACCCGGATCGGCGCCCACTCGAGCGTGCTGGCCTGGGAGGAGCGGCGGGTGCGCCGGGAGGTCCGGGCGACCGCGAACCGGCTGGCCAACTTCGACGATGCCAACCTGCGCCGGTCCGCCCGCGCCGCGGTCGCCGCGGCCGCCCGGGTGACCCGCGCGCTGGAGATCCTCGCCGACGACGCGCCCAACCACCTGACCTCGGCCGGTCAGCTGCGGCTGGAGCACCGGCAGGCCTCGCTGGAGGAGCTGGGCGCGCTCGCCGACCCGCCGCTGACCAAGGACGCCATCGCCGGGCGGATCCGCCGGCTGCTGGCGCTGGCCGACAAGCGGGCGCGCGACCTGGGCATCCCGGATACGGAAGCGGCCGTCACGCCCGACATGCTCGTGGTCTGA
- the rapZ gene encoding RNase adapter RapZ, protein MVGQPAPTEADTSLVVVTGLSGGGRSTVARALENVGYYVVDNLPQALMLDMAELAFKAGGAARRTAMVLDVRSRAFSTDLAGAIRELKDRGFSPRVVFVDADDEVLIRRFESVRRSHPLQGEGRLADGIAVERALLEEARDQADVIIDTSHLNVNQLRRRVEELFGGEDARRLRITVLSFGFKYGLPPDADFVMDARFLPNPYWVPELREHSGREEAVSSYVLGQEGADAFVAGYADLVNATTAGFEREGKRYLTVAVGCTGGKHRSVAIAEELAARLRQSGIAANAQHRDLGRE, encoded by the coding sequence GTGGTCGGGCAGCCGGCGCCGACCGAGGCGGACACCAGCCTGGTCGTGGTGACCGGCCTCTCCGGCGGTGGGCGGAGCACGGTGGCCCGGGCGCTGGAGAACGTCGGCTACTACGTGGTCGACAACCTGCCCCAGGCGTTGATGTTGGACATGGCAGAGCTGGCGTTCAAGGCCGGCGGCGCCGCCCGGCGTACCGCGATGGTGCTGGACGTCCGCTCGCGCGCCTTCTCCACCGACCTGGCCGGGGCGATCCGGGAGCTCAAGGACCGCGGCTTCTCGCCGCGGGTGGTCTTCGTCGACGCCGACGACGAGGTGCTGATCCGCCGGTTCGAGAGTGTCCGGCGCTCGCACCCGTTGCAGGGTGAGGGGCGGTTGGCCGACGGCATCGCCGTCGAGCGCGCCCTGCTGGAGGAAGCCCGCGACCAGGCCGACGTGATCATCGACACCAGCCACCTCAACGTCAACCAGCTCCGGCGGCGGGTCGAGGAGCTCTTCGGCGGCGAGGACGCCCGCCGGCTGCGGATCACCGTCCTCTCCTTCGGCTTCAAGTACGGGCTGCCGCCCGACGCCGACTTCGTGATGGACGCCCGGTTCCTGCCGAACCCGTACTGGGTGCCGGAGTTGCGGGAGCACAGCGGGCGTGAGGAGGCGGTCAGTTCGTACGTGCTGGGCCAGGAGGGGGCGGACGCCTTCGTGGCCGGGTACGCCGACCTGGTCAACGCCACCACCGCCGGGTTCGAGCGGGAGGGCAAGCGCTACCTGACCGTCGCCGTCGGGTGCACCGGCGGCAAGCACCGCAGCGTCGCCATCGCCGAGGAGCTGGCCGCCCGGCTGCGCCAGTCCGGCATCGCCGCCAACGCCCAGCACCGGGACCTGGGGCGGGAATGA